In one Rhodopirellula halodulae genomic region, the following are encoded:
- the rsmA gene encoding 16S rRNA (adenine(1518)-N(6)/adenine(1519)-N(6))-dimethyltransferase RsmA, which produces MSDDNEPQPSVAPTRPPTKSASAKSAPPKPASRGARQTATYLSKRLTAAGLRPVSKYGQNFLIDLNLVELIARSADIGPHDIVLEIGTGVGSLTSIMAQQAGAILTVEIDQNLYQLASEELAPFPHVKMIQGDALKNKSTFRDDIMESIRDAKSRLPDDSKFMLVANLPYNVATPIVSNLLHQTPPPDRIVVTIQKELGERMVAGPGSKDYGALSVWVQATCKAEIVRILPPSVFWPRPKVESAIVRLDVDHERRSAIPDLNYFHQTVRALFFHRRKFLRSVTISAMKGRLDKPAIDEILSRLGHGETARTEELTLEQISELVEALRQAELNQL; this is translated from the coding sequence ATGAGTGACGACAACGAACCCCAACCTTCCGTCGCTCCGACTCGCCCGCCGACCAAATCCGCTTCGGCGAAATCCGCCCCACCTAAACCGGCATCACGTGGGGCTCGGCAAACCGCGACGTACCTTTCCAAACGTTTGACCGCGGCTGGGCTGCGTCCCGTCTCCAAGTACGGTCAAAACTTTTTGATCGACTTGAACTTGGTTGAACTCATCGCACGTTCGGCCGACATCGGTCCGCATGACATCGTTCTAGAAATCGGAACGGGCGTTGGGTCATTGACGTCGATCATGGCTCAACAAGCCGGAGCGATCTTGACCGTCGAGATCGATCAGAATCTGTATCAACTCGCGTCCGAGGAACTCGCTCCGTTCCCGCACGTGAAGATGATCCAAGGCGACGCACTCAAAAACAAAAGCACGTTCCGCGACGACATCATGGAATCAATCCGAGACGCCAAGTCGCGTTTGCCGGATGACAGCAAATTCATGTTGGTGGCAAACTTGCCTTACAACGTTGCCACCCCGATCGTCAGCAACCTGCTGCACCAAACACCTCCACCCGACCGGATCGTGGTCACCATCCAAAAAGAGCTTGGCGAACGCATGGTCGCCGGGCCTGGTTCCAAAGACTACGGCGCATTGAGTGTTTGGGTGCAAGCAACTTGCAAAGCCGAGATCGTTCGCATCCTTCCGCCGAGCGTGTTTTGGCCGCGTCCCAAAGTGGAATCCGCGATTGTTCGCCTGGACGTGGATCACGAACGACGAAGCGCGATCCCGGACCTGAACTACTTTCACCAAACCGTCCGAGCACTTTTCTTCCATCGCCGCAAATTCCTGCGCAGCGTGACCATCAGTGCCATGAAAGGGCGTCTCGACAAACCCGCGATCGACGAGATCCTCAGCCGACTCGGCCACGGCGAGACCGCTCGAACAGAAGAACTCACACTCGAGCAAATCTCCGAGCTGGTGGAAGCCCTCCGCCAAGCGGAATTGAATCAGTTGTAA
- a CDS encoding riboflavin synthase, with the protein MFTGLVESVGQVTSVEEQPPGRKLVISAPNFRFSDPDRDVKLGDSIAINGCCLTIVEIDGNDLAFEAGEETLSRTNLGELKTGSRVNLERSLAVGDRMGGHYVTGHVDCIGQLIERVDDPPWANLKFSVPPAYAQQIVGKGSIAIDGISLTVVDAGKDFFTVALIPHTLEVTTLGGRKVGDRINLETDLLAKYVQRTLQFGNTTSSNTDASQDSQPPWNQNS; encoded by the coding sequence ATGTTCACCGGTCTCGTCGAATCCGTCGGCCAAGTCACCTCCGTTGAGGAGCAGCCCCCCGGCCGGAAACTGGTCATATCAGCCCCCAATTTTCGCTTCTCGGATCCCGACCGTGACGTGAAGCTGGGCGACAGCATCGCGATCAACGGATGTTGCTTGACCATTGTTGAAATTGACGGCAACGACTTGGCGTTCGAAGCCGGAGAAGAAACGCTCAGCCGAACGAACCTGGGCGAGCTGAAAACCGGATCGCGAGTCAACCTGGAACGTTCGCTTGCCGTGGGCGATCGCATGGGTGGCCACTATGTCACCGGTCACGTCGATTGCATTGGCCAACTGATCGAACGAGTCGACGACCCTCCATGGGCAAATTTGAAGTTCTCGGTCCCGCCCGCCTACGCTCAACAGATCGTGGGCAAGGGAAGCATTGCGATTGACGGAATCAGCTTGACCGTGGTCGATGCCGGCAAAGACTTCTTCACCGTCGCGTTGATCCCGCACACATTGGAAGTCACCACTCTTGGCGGACGCAAAGTCGGCGACCGGATCAACCTGGAGACGGACCTACTCGCCAAATACGTTCAGCGAACGCTGCAATTTGGCAACACAACCTCCTCGAACACTGACGCATCTCAAGACAGCCAGCCACCGTGGAACCAGAACTCATGA